ATCAGGAAGTGCGGGCGCGGCGCCTCCAGCCGCGAGGGGCCCAGCAGCCCGTTCACCACCTGCTGCATCCGCAGATCCATTAGCACGTCGTGGTACCCGCCCACGGCCTCGTTCGTGACGCGCATCTCCACCAGCCGCCCCACCTGCTCGTCGGTGGCGGAGAGCGGCGGCAGGTCCGTCTCGCTCTGCGCGTGGAGGCCGCCGGCCACGGCGAGCATCGGCGAGGCGCAGAGAAGCACGCGCGCCAGGAAGCGAATCGTCATCGATCCGGATGGACGGTGGGAAACATTTGGGTGCGACGGAGAACGTGCCGCCGTCGCCGGATCTGACGCCATCCCGGCATGCCCGCGGCTCGGCGAAACGAAGGGAGCGGCTCGCGATCCAGCCTCGCGAGCCGCTCCTCGTCATCCATCGACCCACCTCAGCGGCCGCCCGGCTCCGCGATCAGCACCACCCAGTACACGCGGCCCCCCGGCCGCTGCGCGAAGCCGATGCCGAACTCCGACTGCGCGCTGAACTGCGGCTCCAGCCCCAGCAGGTGCGCGCGGTGATGCGGCGAGCCCATCCAGTCGCGCCACGCCGCCGCCGCGCTGTCGTACCCCTCCGCCGCCGACTCGATGTTGTTCCCCGCGAGCGCGTGATCGTACGCGGCCGGGAGCGCAAATCCGGCGCGCTCCACCAGCGTGTTCGCGCCCAGCCCCTCCGGCGCCACGTGCGCGAAGTACCCGCGCGCCGCCATGTCCCGCGCCCGCTCCCGCGCGACCTGCGCAAGGATCGCGTTCCACGCCAGCCGCGGACGCCGCTGCTCCGCACTGCCCGTGAGGATCGCCGCCATCTCCCGCTCGCGCGCGTCCGCCAGCGAATCCCCGTCCCGCCGCACCTCCGGCGCCGCCTCGCCGCGCACGACGGGCACCTGATACTGGACGATGCACGCCGGCAGCGCGGCCATGCAGCCGAGCGCCAGGACGAGGAGCGATCTCCGGAACGGCACGATGGGGATCAGGGAGATGAAGATGGAGATAGGGTCAGTTCCGCGTTGGCCGCGGTGCCGGCGGGGCGATGGGCGCGAACCGCCTCACCCCGGCCGCGATCGCGCCCGCCATCCGCGCCTGCCCCGCGGCGGATGCGATAAAGCGCGCGTCATGGGCATCGGTCAGCACCGCCATCTCCACCGTGACCACCGGCACCTCCGAGAAGATGGACCCGGTGAGCGCCCCCTGCCGCCCGCCGACGAAGGTGCGCGAATCACCCAGCACGCCGCCGTCGCGCAGGTGGCCGGGGCTGAGCCGCGTGGCCATGGCGCTGTCGAGCGCGTAGGCGGCAACGCGGCTCCGCGCCATCACCGCCGCGGACGGCCCGGTGCGCCCCTCCGCCGTCCCCCGCCGGTCCGGATAGTACAGCGTGAAGCCGGTGCCGCTCCCCACGTCGCAGTGCAGCCGGATCATCAGCGCCGCCCCGGCCCGGTTGGCGATCCGCGCGCGCTCCACGTTGCGCACCACCTGCCGCTCGGCCGACTTCGTCATCCGCACGTCGTACCCCGCCGCGACGAGCGAATCCCGCAGCCGCACCGCCACCTCCCACGCCGCATGCACCTCCGCCACGCCGTGGCCTGATGCGCCCACGCCGTTCTCCGACGGATGCCCGGGATCGATGACGATGACGGGTGGGGCCGCATGCTCTCGCGCCGGGCGCTGGGCAGACTGCGCGGCGGCGCCAGACAGGGCGGCCAGGATCAGGCTGCGCCGGAGGGCGCCGGAGAACAGCGATGTCATCGGATTCAGTTCTATGGGAAGCCCTCGGAGCACCGAAACAAAAATCTGTCGCATGAGGAAGCGAGCGACAATATTGGTTGGCCAAGCAGGGCGCTGTCTCCCGCCGTCCCCGCTGCATTCTTCGTCGCTCCCCCCGTTCAGATCACCTCTTCACGCATGGCCGAGGGTTCATGGAGGACGCTCCCCCGAGAGGAACCAGCTGGCAGGTCTGGGCCGTAGTCACCATCACCGTGGCCCTGCTCAGCGGGCCCGTGATCCCACGCGTGATCGACCACGTGGAGCAGCAGCGGGCGCATATGGGCCCCTCGTCGCTCCCTGTCTCAGAGCGGCTGCTGACGTTCGAGGACCTTCAGGGGAAAAGCTCGTGGGACTTGGACGTTCTGCGCAACGAGATCTACGCGCGGCATGGCCGGCGGTTCGAGAACCGCGCGCTCCAGAGCTACTTCGACTCGCAGCCGTGGTACAAGGGCGTCTATTCGCCGGATCGGTTCCGCGAAGACCAGCTGAACCCGGTCGAGCGTGCGAACGCATCGCTCATCCGCGAGTTCCAGTCGAGCCGCCACTGAGCAGCAAAAAGGGGAAGCCGCAGCCGGCTTCCCCTTCCGCGTGAACGGCCATCGCTCATCCGTCAGATGTGGAGCGCGTGGCCGAGGCTGGCCAGCGCGGCCTCGCCGATGGCCTCGGAGAGCGTGGGGTGCGGGTGGATCGCGCGGTCCATCTCCTCCGCCGTGGTCTCCAGGTGGCGGCCGACCACGAACTCGGCGATCAGCTCCGTGGCGTGCGGACCCACGATGTGCGCGCCCAGCACCTCCGAATACTTCTTGTCCCGGATCACCTTCACGAACCCGTCCGTCTCGCCCGCGGTCAGCGCGCGGCCGTTGGCGGTCCACGGGAACACGCCCACCTCGATGTCGTGCCCGGCCTCGCGCGCCTGCTCCTCGGTGAGGCCCACCGAGGCGACCTCGGGGTGGCAGTAGGTGCAGTTGGGGATGTTGCGGTAGTCGATCCCCGCGTGTGGGTCGCCCTTGATGGCCTCGACGCACGCTACGCCCTCGTGCGACCCCTTGTGCGCCAGCAGCGGCGGGCCGGCCACGTCGCCGATGGCGTACACCCCCTCCACGTTGGTCTTCATCTGCCGGTCGATCTTGATGAAGCCGCGCTCGTCCAGCTGCACCCCCGCCTTCTCCAGCCCGATGTCCTGCGTCAGCGGCGCGCGGCCGATGGCGGAAAGGACGCGCTCCGCGTCGATCGTCTGCGTCTCGCCCTTCGCCGTCTTCACCGTCAGCTTCACCGACGTCTTCCCGATCTCCGCCTTCTCCAGCCTGGTGTTCGTGAGGATGTTCATCCCCCGCTTCCTGTAGCTCTTCTCCACGACGGCCGAGCAGTCGCGGTCCTCGAGCGGGAGGATGCGGTCGGCCACCTCGATGATGGTCACCTGCGTGCCGAACGCGGCGTACACGTCGGCGAACTCGCAGCCGATGGCGCCGGCGCCCACGATCGCCAGCGTCTTCGGCGCCTCCTGCGACATCATCGCGTCGGTCGAATCCCACACGCGGTCGTGGTCGATCTTCAGGAAGGGCAGGTCGCGCGGCTTGCTGCCGGTGGCGATGATCACGTGCTTGCCGGTGATCGTCTGCTTCTTCCCGTCCCTGTCCGTCACCTCGACCTTGCCGCCGCCCGCCAGACGGCCGCGGCCGGGAACGTGGGTCACCTTGTTCTTCTTGAAGAGAAAGCCGATCCCCTTCACCAGCCGCTCGGACACCTGCCGCGAGCGCTTCACCGCCTGCGCCAGGTCGGTCCTGATCTCGCCCACCGTCACGCCGAACTCCTTGGCGTGGCCCAGGTGGGAGATCATGGCCGCGCTCTCCAGCAGCGCCTTGGTGGGGATGCAGCCGATGTTCAGGCACACGCCGCCCAGGTTGGCCTCCTCCACGCACGCCGTCTTGAACCCCAGCTGCGCCGCCTTGATGGCCGCCACGTACCCGCCGGGCCCGGCGCCGATGACCACGATATCGTAAGCAGTATCCGCCACGTTCGCCTCAGGGAAAGCTCTGGTGCATCGGGAGATGCGCCGCCCGGGCGCGTCCTCCCCTCCGGCGCCGGGACGGGCCCGGCGAAAACGCCCCAAAGTACGGCCCTGCCCCGGCGGCGGCAACGACAGCGCCGAACCTCGTCCGTGGAGGCGCGTCACGATCCTTGCTCTTCCGCCGTCCCGACCGCACCTCGCGAAAGGGAAACGAATGTCGGATGTGATGGGGGATGCACATCGCCACATGAAGCGCGCGGCGCGGAAGGCGGCGCCGTGGCTGGAGCGGCTGGCGCGCGCGGGGTACTTCTCGCGCGGCTTCGTCTACGTGGTGGTGGGGTTGATGGCGGGGCGCGCGGCCTTCTACCACCGCCGCCCCGGCGCGATGCGGGGGGCCATGCTGGAGGTGGCGCGCCAGCCGATGGGGCGGGTGATGGTGCTCCTCCTGGCCGTCGGCCTGCTGGGCTACGCGGCGTGGCGCGCCGTGCAGTCGGTGCTGGATCCGGAGCGGAAGGGGACGAAGCTGAAGGGCATCGGGAAGCGCGTGGCCTACCTGTCCACCGCCGTCATCTACGTGGGCCTGGCCGCCGCGGCGGTGGCGATCGCGTACTCGGGGCACGGCCAGGGCGACCGCACCAGCGCCGGGCAGTGGGTCGCGCCGGTGATGCGGCACCCGCTGGGGCGCTGGGCGATCATCGTCGTCGGCGCGTGGATCGCGGGGTACGGCGCGTGGCTCCTCTACCGCTCGGTGGCGAAGGAGCCGGAGAAGAAGCTCGACGTCTCCCGCCTGCGCCCGGGCGTGCAGAAGGCGTTCAAGCTGGCCGGGCGGGTGGGGATCGCGGCGCGCGCCGTGGTGTTCGGCATTATCGGCGTGTGGATGGTGCGCGCCGCGCTGCACCACAAGCCGGGGGAGACGAAGATGCCCGCCGGCGCGCTGGAGACCGTCCGCGAGCAGCCGCACGGGCACTGGCTCCTGGCCGTCGTCGCCGTCGGCCTGGCCGCCTTCGGGTTCTTCGAGATGGTGAAGGCCCGCTACCGCATCATCCAGCCCGCGCCGTAAGGAACGGAAAGACGAAGCCCGCCGGGATCTCCCCGGCGGGCTTCGTCTCGTCTCGCACAAGCTCGATGTCAGGCCGCCTTGTCGCGCGCGGCGCCGCCGGGAGTGGGCGCCTGCTCGCGCTTCTTCCGCAGCACCAGCTCCTCCACCCAGTTCTCCACGTCCTCGGCATCCTGGCCGTGCAGCCGCGTCTCCTCCTCCTGTACGCCGTCCACCCCCTGGCCGCCGCTGCGCTCCACGATGGCGCCCACCAGCGAGCGCCAGGTGGTCTTCTGCGCCACCTTGCCGAAGGTGCGCATCCCGATCAGGTCCACCAGGTCCGACGGCCGCGTGAACGAGCGCACCTCGAAGCGGATGATGCCGCCCGGGCGCTCCTCGAACACGAAGCGGATGGCGCCGGAGAGCGGGTGCCCCTGCAGGGTGATGCAGGTGATGGCCAGGTCGCTGATGTCCAGC
This genomic interval from Longimicrobium sp. contains the following:
- a CDS encoding YARHG domain-containing protein — translated: MEDAPPRGTSWQVWAVVTITVALLSGPVIPRVIDHVEQQRAHMGPSSLPVSERLLTFEDLQGKSSWDLDVLRNEIYARHGRRFENRALQSYFDSQPWYKGVYSPDRFREDQLNPVERANASLIREFQSSRH
- a CDS encoding CAP domain-containing protein, whose amino-acid sequence is MPFRRSLLVLALGCMAALPACIVQYQVPVVRGEAAPEVRRDGDSLADAREREMAAILTGSAEQRRPRLAWNAILAQVARERARDMAARGYFAHVAPEGLGANTLVERAGFALPAAYDHALAGNNIESAAEGYDSAAAAWRDWMGSPHHRAHLLGLEPQFSAQSEFGIGFAQRPGGRVYWVVLIAEPGGR
- a CDS encoding N-acetylmuramoyl-L-alanine amidase yields the protein MTSLFSGALRRSLILAALSGAAAQSAQRPAREHAAPPVIVIDPGHPSENGVGASGHGVAEVHAAWEVAVRLRDSLVAAGYDVRMTKSAERQVVRNVERARIANRAGAALMIRLHCDVGSGTGFTLYYPDRRGTAEGRTGPSAAVMARSRVAAYALDSAMATRLSPGHLRDGGVLGDSRTFVGGRQGALTGSIFSEVPVVTVEMAVLTDAHDARFIASAAGQARMAGAIAAGVRRFAPIAPPAPRPTRN
- the lpdA gene encoding dihydrolipoyl dehydrogenase — its product is MADTAYDIVVIGAGPGGYVAAIKAAQLGFKTACVEEANLGGVCLNIGCIPTKALLESAAMISHLGHAKEFGVTVGEIRTDLAQAVKRSRQVSERLVKGIGFLFKKNKVTHVPGRGRLAGGGKVEVTDRDGKKQTITGKHVIIATGSKPRDLPFLKIDHDRVWDSTDAMMSQEAPKTLAIVGAGAIGCEFADVYAAFGTQVTIIEVADRILPLEDRDCSAVVEKSYRKRGMNILTNTRLEKAEIGKTSVKLTVKTAKGETQTIDAERVLSAIGRAPLTQDIGLEKAGVQLDERGFIKIDRQMKTNVEGVYAIGDVAGPPLLAHKGSHEGVACVEAIKGDPHAGIDYRNIPNCTYCHPEVASVGLTEEQAREAGHDIEVGVFPWTANGRALTAGETDGFVKVIRDKKYSEVLGAHIVGPHATELIAEFVVGRHLETTAEEMDRAIHPHPTLSEAIGEAALASLGHALHI
- a CDS encoding DUF1206 domain-containing protein, encoding MKRAARKAAPWLERLARAGYFSRGFVYVVVGLMAGRAAFYHRRPGAMRGAMLEVARQPMGRVMVLLLAVGLLGYAAWRAVQSVLDPERKGTKLKGIGKRVAYLSTAVIYVGLAAAAVAIAYSGHGQGDRTSAGQWVAPVMRHPLGRWAIIVVGAWIAGYGAWLLYRSVAKEPEKKLDVSRLRPGVQKAFKLAGRVGIAARAVVFGIIGVWMVRAALHHKPGETKMPAGALETVREQPHGHWLLAVVAVGLAAFGFFEMVKARYRIIQPAP